One segment of Rattus norvegicus strain BN/NHsdMcwi chromosome 16, GRCr8, whole genome shotgun sequence DNA contains the following:
- the Rpl18a gene encoding large ribosomal subunit protein eL20 — protein sequence MKASGTLREYKVVGRCLPTPKCHTPPLYRMRIFAPNHVVAKSRFWYFVSQLKKMKKSSGEIVYCGQVFEKSPLRVKNFGIWLRYDSRSGTHNMYREYRDLTTAGAVTQCYRDMGARHRARAHSIQIMKVEEIAAGKCRRPAVKQFHDSKIKFPLPHRVLRRQHKPRFTTKRPNTFF from the exons CTTCGGGAGTACAAGGTGGTGGGGCGTTGCTTGCCAACCCCAAAATGCCACACACCGCCACTGTACCGAATGCGAATCTTTGCACCCAACCATGTGGTGGCCAAGTCCCGCTTCTGGTACTTTGTGTCGCAgctgaagaagatgaagaagtcaTCCGGGGAAATTGTGTACTGTGGGCAG GTGTTTGAGAAGTCACCCCTGCGTGTGAAGAACTTCGGCATCTGGCTGCGCTATGATTCCCGAAGTGGCACTCACAACATGTACCGAGAGTACCGGGACCTGACCACTGCCGGCGCGGTCACACAGTGCT ACCGAGACATGGGTGCCCGACACCGTGCCCGTGCGCACTCCATCCAGATCATGAAGGTGGAAGAGATTGCAGCTGGCAAGTGCCGCCGGCCAGCTGTCAAGCAGTTCCAC gACTCCAAGATCAAGTTCCCATTGCCCCACCGTGTGTTGCGGCGCCAGCACAAACCACGCTTCACCACCAAGAGGCCAAACACCTTCTTCtag
- the Rpl18a gene encoding large ribosomal subunit protein eL20 isoform X1, producing MKASGTLREYKVVGRCLPTPKCHTPPLYRMRIFAPNHVVAKSRFWYFVSQLKKMKKSSGEIVYCGQVFEKSPLRVKNFGIWLRYDSRSGTHNMYREYRDLTTAGAVTQCYRDMGARHRARAHSIQIMKVEEIAAGKCRRPAVKQFHVSEPECGADAGLQGVVAHGQSLDMHLLPPHRTPRSSSHCPTVCCGASTNHASPPRGQTPSSRHRDPLNKSFRLSLLVCLCVPDRVPSGP from the exons CTTCGGGAGTACAAGGTGGTGGGGCGTTGCTTGCCAACCCCAAAATGCCACACACCGCCACTGTACCGAATGCGAATCTTTGCACCCAACCATGTGGTGGCCAAGTCCCGCTTCTGGTACTTTGTGTCGCAgctgaagaagatgaagaagtcaTCCGGGGAAATTGTGTACTGTGGGCAG GTGTTTGAGAAGTCACCCCTGCGTGTGAAGAACTTCGGCATCTGGCTGCGCTATGATTCCCGAAGTGGCACTCACAACATGTACCGAGAGTACCGGGACCTGACCACTGCCGGCGCGGTCACACAGTGCT ACCGAGACATGGGTGCCCGACACCGTGCCCGTGCGCACTCCATCCAGATCATGAAGGTGGAAGAGATTGCAGCTGGCAAGTGCCGCCGGCCAGCTGTCAAGCAGTTCCACGTGAGTGAACCTGAGTGTGGGGCTGACGCAGGGCTGCAGGGGGTGGTTGCGCATGGACAGTCCCTGGACATgcatctcctccctccccacaggACTCCAAGATCAAGTTCCCATTGCCCCACCGTGTGTTGCGGCGCCAGCACAAACCACGCTTCACCACCAAGAGGCCAAACACCTTCTTCtagacacagagacccactgaATAAAAGCTTCAGACTGTCCTTGCTTGTTTGCCTCTGTGTCCCTGACAGGGTCCCAAGTGGACCCTAA
- the Slc5a5 gene encoding sodium/iodide cotransporter, producing the protein MEGAEAGARATFGAWDYGVFATMLLVSTGIGLWVGLARGGQRSADDFFTGGRQLAAVPVGLSLAASFMSAVQVLGVPAEAARYGLKFLWMCAGQLLNSLLTAFLFLPIFYRLGLTSTYQYLELRFSRAVRLCGTLQYLVATMLYTGIVIYAPALILNQVTGLDIWASLLSTGIICTLYTTVGGMKAVVWTDVFQVVVMLVGFWVILARGVILLGGPRNMLSLAQNHSRINLMDFDPDPRSRYTFWTFIVGGTLVWLSMYGVNQAQVQRYVACHTEGKAKLALLVNQLGLFLIVASAACCGIVMFVYYKDCDPLLTGRISAPDQYMPLLVLDIFEDLPGVPGLFLACAYSGTLSTASTSINAMAAVTVEDLIKPRMPGLAPRKLVFISKGLSFIYGSACLTVAALSSLLGGGVLQGSFTVMGVISGPLLGAFTLGMLLPACNTPGVLSGLAAGLAVSLWVAVGATLYPPGEQTMGVLPTSAAGCTNDSVLLGPPGATNASNGIPSSGMDTGRPALADTFYAISYLYYGALGTLTTMLCGALISYLTGPTKRSSLGPGLLWWDLARQTASVAPKEDTATLEESLVKGPEDIPAVTKKPPGLKPGAETHPLYLGHDVETNL; encoded by the exons ATGGAGGGTGCGGAGGCCGGGGCCCGGGCCACCTTCGGCGCCTGGGACTACGGCGTGTTCGCGACCATGCTGCTGGTGTCCACGGGCATCGGGCTATGGGTCGGCCTGGCCCGCGGTGGCCAACGCAGTGCCGACGACTTCTTTACCGGGGGCCGGCAGTTGGCAGCCGTTCCTGTGGGGCTGTCGCTGGCCGCCAGTTTCATGTCGGCTGTGCAGGTGCTCGGGGTCCCCGCCGAGGCAGCGCGCTACGGGCTCAAGTTCCTGTGGATGTGCGCGGGTCAGTTGCTCAACTCGCTGCTCACAGCGTTTCTCTTCTTGCCGATCTTCTACCGCCTGGGCCTTACCAGCACCTACCAG TACCTAGAGCTGCGCTTCAGCCGAGCGGTCCGGCTCTGCGGGACGCTGCAGTACTTGGTGGCCACG ATGCTGTATACAGGCATCGTGATCTACGCGCCTGCGCTCATCCTGAACCAAG TGACCGGGTTGGACATCTGGGCATCGCTCCTGTCCACAGGAATCATCTGCACCTTGTACACTACCGTG GGTGGTATGAAGGCCGTGGTCTGGACAGATGTGTTCCAGGTTGTGGTAATGCTCGTTGGCTTCTGGGTGATCCTGGCCCGAGGCGTCATTCTCCTGGGGGGTCCCCGGAACATGCTCAGCCTCGCTCAGAACCATTCCCGGATCAACCTGATGGA CTTTGACCCTGATCCTCGGAGCCGGTACACCTTCTGGACTTTCATAGTGGGTGGCACACTGGTGTGGCTCTCCATGTACGGTGTGAACCAAGCCCAGGTACAGCGCTATGTGGCCTGCCACACAGAGGGAAAGGCCAAACT GGCCCTGCTTGTCAACCAGCTGGGCCTCTTCCTGATTGTGGCCAGTGCAGCTTGCTGTGGCATTGTCATGTTCGTCTACTACAAGGACTGTGACCCCCTCCTCACAGGCCGTATCTCAGCCCCCGACCAG TACATGCCGCTGCTTGTGTTGGACATTTTTGAGGATCTGCCCGGAGTCCCCGGGCTCTTCCTGGCCTGTGCCTACAGTGGCACCCTCAG CACTGCATCCACCAGCATCAACGCCATGGCAGCTGTGACTGTGGAAGACCTCATCAAGCCGAGGATGCCTGGCCTGGCACCTCGGAAGTTGGTTTTCATCTCTAAAgggctct CATTCATCTACGGCTCTGCCTGCCTCACTGTGGCTGCTCTGTCCTCACTGCTGGGAGGTGGTGTCCTCCAG GGTTCCTTCACTGTGATGGGTGTCATCAGTGGGCCTCTACTAGGCGCCTTCACGCTTGGGATGCTGCTCCCAGCCTGCAACACGCCA GGCGTTCTCTCCGGGTTGGCAGCAGGCTTGGCTGTATCCCTGTGGGTGGCCGTAGGGGCCACACTGTATCCCCCTGGAGAGCAGACCATGGGGGTGCTGCCCACCTCGGCTGCAGGCTGCACCAACGATTCGGTCCTCCTGGGCCCACCTGGAGCCACCAACGCTTCCAACGGGATCCCCAG TTCTGGAATGGACACGGGCCGCCCTGCCCTCGCTGATACCTTTTACGCCATCTCCTATCTCTATTACGGGGCTCTGGGCACGCTGACCACCATGCTTTGCGGTGCTCTCATCAGCTACCTTACTG GTCCCACCAAGCGCAGCTCCCTGGGTCCCGGATTGCTGTGGTGGGACCTTGCTCGACAGACAGCGTCTGTGGCCCCAAAGGAAGACACTGCCACCCTGGAGGAGAGCCTGGTGAAG GGACCGGAAGACATCCCTGCTGTGACCAAGAAGCCCCCTGGCCTCAAGCCAGGCGCCGAGACCCACCCCCTGTATCTGGGGCACGATGTGGAGACCAACCTCTGA